The Candidatus Omnitrophota bacterium DNA segment TACCTCAGGAAGAGGAGAACTGACACGGTGGAGTTGAGCGACAGTATGATCTCGCCGGGCGCGGATGTTCCAGAAACGCTATTGAACGAGGCCCGGGCCCGCAACCTGCTGGCGCAGCTCCCGGAGAAATTCAGGAGCGTTGTGATACTCCGTGAGATAGAGGCCATGTCATATGATGATATAGCCCGGACGCTTAAGATCCCTCTGGGCCGGGTGAAGATAATGCTATTCAGAGCGAGAAAAAAAATGAAGGAGGCCGCGTTAAATGGAATGTAAAAAATGCCTTTCGCTTTTAGGCGTATTCAAAGACGGCGAGCTGAGCGGCGATGCTGCCTCTCCGGTAAAAAGCCATATTGAAACATGTCCGGCCTGTTCCGCGGAACTGGAGGCCCTCTACGCCCTATCGGAGCTCATAACTTCCATTAAAGCGCCCCCGGCCCCCGACGGCTTTGAAGATAATGTCATAAGAGCCATGAGGAAACCCGTGCGCCAATTCTCATTCATCCCGTCATTCCGTCCGGCTTTTTTTTACCGC contains these protein-coding regions:
- a CDS encoding RNA polymerase sigma factor — protein: MEEKEFIERLKKGDEDAYREFMALYKNAVYRIIHSFSGMAPEIDDIAQDVFIAVFRKIHKFRGNSSLSTWLYRVTINKCKDYLRKRRTDTVELSDSMISPGADVPETLLNEARARNLLAQLPEKFRSVVILREIEAMSYDDIARTLKIPLGRVKIMLFRARKKMKEAALNGM